A window from Chloroflexota bacterium encodes these proteins:
- a CDS encoding methyltransferase domain-containing protein has product MPKPLFHWSPEFYDRLSRNYDRLARIFFSIGEKGKQRVGRNLPAGRILDIACGSGRLLADSFRVDRTCFGVDSSRGMLTETRRKVPRVHLVQASFDALPFAPETFTTVVETNAVSGVETDVGQVLSEMGRVCRLGGEIRIGDYAKAPKVSAWHQLMEWFGELFGDYAHDYAVILRSMGFEITVEYLGLDGMYQYVRARRVR; this is encoded by the coding sequence ATGCCGAAACCACTTTTTCATTGGTCGCCTGAATTTTACGACCGCTTATCCCGAAACTATGATCGTTTAGCGCGCATCTTTTTTTCGATTGGGGAAAAGGGTAAACAGCGAGTTGGCCGGAATCTCCCCGCGGGCCGCATCTTGGATATTGCCTGCGGCTCCGGGCGGTTGCTCGCAGACTCCTTTCGGGTGGATCGCACCTGTTTTGGGGTGGACTCCTCCCGGGGGATGCTCACCGAAACCCGGCGCAAAGTGCCGCGTGTTCATCTTGTGCAGGCCAGTTTTGACGCTTTGCCTTTCGCCCCTGAAACTTTTACAACCGTCGTCGAAACTAACGCCGTCAGTGGGGTGGAAACCGATGTCGGGCAGGTACTCTCTGAGATGGGACGGGTTTGTCGGCTGGGCGGTGAAATCCGCATCGGCGACTATGCCAAAGCGCCCAAAGTATCGGCGTGGCATCAACTGATGGAGTGGTTTGGCGAACTCTTTGGGGATTATGCCCACGACTATGCGGTGATATTGCGTTCAATGGGTTTCGAAATCACGGTTGAGTATTTGGG